AAGAGCAGGCACATATCGCAACTTAATATAGAGGACAATGATGATTTTAGTTTTGTCTCTCGCCGAGGGGTAGGCGATATCGACTTTAGTGTTGGTGCTGAACTACCACCAATGGTAGATTCCGACGCAGATGAAGGGCCGGTGGTTGTAAATGCCCACGAGTTTATACAGCGTATGTTTATTTTGCAGCTTGATGTAACATTACAGGCCGTTCTCCGGTTAAACATGAGCGTGAACCGTCCCTCAGTCCACCCCGTAGGACCGTAGAGTaggtgttatatatattctattcATAATCCCAGGGTTGACAACGATGATGACGAGGTGGTATATCGTGACAAAAGTGGGAAGCGGATTACTAGGGACCAATGGCTGGTGCTTCATGCTAAGCGCGTTGTTAAAGCTAAAAGAGCCGAACCAGCTCAGGAGCTTGCTTGGGGCAAGGGATTAGTACAGAAGGCTGACTTGGAGGCACAAGCACAGGAGGAGCTTAAAATATCCAAGCAGCCGCTCAATCGTTACGACATTGATGAAGATTATGACCAACAGTTAAAGGAACGTACTCGTTGGAGTGACCCTATTAATGATACAAGCTCTGTTACTAACGAAGGTATGCCACTATGTTTACAATTCATTATAAATCAGATCAACCTGACAATGTGCCTAAATGTAGATTTACGGGTCTTCCAAATAGGTTCAACATCCAACCCGGGTACCGTTGGGATGGCGTCATTCGCGGTAACGGGTATGAGGAGCGTTGGTTTAAGGTAGTTTCTTTATTGCCCTATTAAGTCATGTACAGGCTCGTGCCCGAACGGCAGCCAAAGAGCAGGAGTATTACCTTAATAACATTGCtgata
This is a stretch of genomic DNA from Babesia bovis T2Bo chromosome 1, whole genome shotgun sequence. It encodes these proteins:
- a CDS encoding Pre-mRNA-splicing factor of RES complex family protein — its product is MASSSSQSRAMKHKSRHISQLNIEDNDDFSFVSRRGVGDIDFSVGAELPPMVDSDADEGPVVVNAHEFIQRRSPVKHEREPSLSPPRRTVEVDNDDDEVVYRDKSGKRITRDQWLVLHAKRVVKAKRAEPAQELAWGKGLVQKADLEAQAQEELKISKQPLNRYDIDEDYDQQLKERTRWSDPINDTSSVTNEDQPDNVPKCRFTGLPNRFNIQPGYRWDGVIRGNGYEERWFKARARTAAKEQEYYLNNIADM